A DNA window from Janibacter sp. A1S7 contains the following coding sequences:
- a CDS encoding DEAD/DEAH box helicase: MTSPKIATFRQINPMVYSWRTPDVPKYDGWEKIGYTALQTVDDRIAQQASQMSVKKEKVWARRAVFTSETGGQFTDTDFHAYLKQHGVKREFAPDAQPQQTEWHHFTPAPKSSLDYFNAFAGQDYSDLQTGSEDDYVLRPEQQDAVAQAMAAFVRGSEEVLWNAKPRFGKTLTTYHLMRELDAVRVLIVTNRPAIANSWFDDFTRFIGHQTTFKFVSESPSLAHRSPMTRAQWIAYSNEHMDKDPRVVEFLSLQDLKGSQYFGGTHNKLKHIADFQWDLLVIDEAHEGVDTTKTDIAFDQIKRKHTLHLSGTPFKALSAGRFTDDEIFNWTYEDEQQARTDWDDRTQENPYAALPTLNLLTYQLSRMITDRLAEGVAIDEDEASVDFTFDLNQFFATKDNGFFVYEAEVTKFLDTLTTNDKYPYSTPELRDEIRHSFWLLNRVASAKALEKLLKVHPVFKDYTVVLAAGDGRTEEDDPVAIGKSLGKVREAIGDAEASGGKTITLSVGQLTTGVTVPEWTAVIMLSNMSSPAQYMQAAFRAQNPHTFERDGDVYQKTNSYIFDFAPERTLTIVDTFANNLSPNPPLSAEIRRDNIRRLLNFFPVLGEDSEGRMIELDASQVLTFPQVFKAREVVRRGFLSNLLFDNVAGIFRYSEHVKEILDKLPTAKGGKVKKGETLEIPQPPPTTDPNGNVQVDETVINPKVAELGPPVWAVEEIPVIDPATPVAKAVAEVAKFVTGQTGTKREELKDAYQLTKKQVERDVKRTEQLVADKVERALTDHQIAQKHLQDEFEAAATETEADEVKSRQAGETEAFKTDLAAIVEDVMEAIVPEVVKREETKSEQKRADQTMEDARSHLRGFARTIPMFLMAYGDRGLVLSNFDDYTPDDVFEEITGITEDEFRLLRDGQDVTEEDGTVVKIPGLFDEAVFNQSVQEFLDKKEALADYFNDSQTESIFAYIPQQKTSLVFTPQPVVKKMVDLLEVENPGIFTDPDKTFADLFSTAGLFLMELVRRLDTGLTEVIPDQEDRLRHILTSQIFEMSHSEILHRITIEAVSGGLPERREWMESSGHFVYGDIARMSTEQRRQIVDGMLTEGS, translated from the coding sequence GTGACGAGCCCCAAGATCGCTACCTTCCGCCAGATCAATCCGATGGTCTACTCATGGCGAACCCCAGACGTGCCCAAGTACGACGGCTGGGAGAAGATCGGCTACACAGCTCTCCAGACCGTCGACGACCGGATCGCACAGCAGGCGTCCCAGATGTCGGTGAAGAAGGAGAAGGTTTGGGCGCGGCGAGCCGTGTTCACGTCCGAGACCGGTGGCCAGTTCACCGACACGGACTTCCATGCCTACCTGAAGCAGCACGGTGTCAAGCGCGAGTTCGCCCCTGATGCACAGCCCCAGCAGACGGAGTGGCACCACTTCACCCCTGCGCCGAAGTCGTCCCTCGACTACTTCAACGCCTTCGCCGGCCAGGACTACAGCGACCTTCAAACCGGCAGCGAGGACGACTACGTCCTGAGGCCCGAGCAGCAGGATGCTGTCGCCCAGGCCATGGCGGCCTTCGTCCGTGGCTCCGAAGAGGTGCTGTGGAACGCCAAGCCTCGGTTCGGAAAGACGCTGACGACATACCACCTCATGCGCGAGCTGGACGCGGTCCGCGTTTTGATTGTTACCAACCGACCGGCCATCGCCAACTCGTGGTTCGACGACTTCACTCGCTTTATCGGCCACCAGACGACATTTAAGTTCGTCTCGGAGTCGCCATCGCTGGCACACCGCTCACCGATGACCCGGGCCCAGTGGATCGCCTACTCCAACGAACACATGGACAAGGACCCCCGCGTCGTCGAGTTCCTCTCGCTTCAAGACTTGAAGGGGTCGCAGTACTTCGGTGGGACGCACAATAAACTGAAACACATCGCCGACTTCCAGTGGGACCTTCTCGTCATCGACGAGGCCCACGAAGGCGTCGACACCACCAAGACGGATATCGCTTTCGACCAGATCAAGCGCAAGCACACGCTCCACCTGTCAGGCACACCGTTCAAGGCGCTGTCTGCAGGCCGCTTCACCGACGACGAGATCTTCAACTGGACGTACGAGGACGAGCAGCAGGCTCGCACGGATTGGGACGACAGGACCCAGGAGAATCCCTACGCTGCGCTGCCCACCCTCAACCTGCTCACTTACCAGCTCTCTCGCATGATCACCGACCGCCTAGCCGAGGGCGTAGCGATCGACGAGGACGAGGCGAGCGTGGACTTTACGTTCGATCTCAACCAGTTCTTCGCCACCAAGGACAACGGATTCTTCGTGTACGAAGCTGAGGTCACCAAGTTTCTCGACACCCTCACGACCAACGACAAGTACCCGTATTCCACCCCCGAGCTACGCGACGAGATCCGCCACTCCTTCTGGTTGCTCAACCGTGTGGCCTCCGCGAAGGCGCTGGAGAAGCTCCTCAAGGTGCACCCAGTGTTCAAGGACTACACCGTTGTCCTCGCAGCCGGTGATGGGCGAACCGAAGAGGACGACCCGGTCGCCATTGGCAAGTCCCTAGGCAAAGTGCGCGAGGCGATCGGTGACGCAGAAGCCTCAGGTGGCAAGACCATCACCCTGTCGGTTGGACAGTTGACTACGGGTGTCACGGTCCCCGAGTGGACCGCAGTCATCATGCTGTCCAACATGTCATCCCCGGCTCAATACATGCAGGCGGCCTTCCGGGCTCAGAATCCGCATACCTTCGAGCGAGACGGCGACGTCTACCAGAAGACCAACTCATATATCTTCGACTTCGCCCCAGAACGCACGCTGACCATCGTCGATACATTCGCGAATAACCTGAGCCCAAACCCACCGTTGAGCGCAGAGATCCGACGGGACAACATCCGACGGCTCCTCAATTTCTTCCCGGTGCTGGGCGAGGACTCCGAGGGGCGCATGATCGAGCTCGATGCCTCGCAGGTCCTCACCTTCCCGCAGGTTTTCAAAGCCCGCGAGGTCGTCCGACGCGGTTTTCTGTCAAACCTGCTGTTTGACAACGTGGCCGGCATCTTCCGTTACTCCGAACACGTCAAAGAGATCTTGGACAAGTTGCCGACGGCCAAGGGGGGCAAGGTCAAGAAGGGCGAGACCCTAGAGATCCCGCAGCCGCCGCCCACGACGGACCCTAACGGCAACGTGCAGGTCGACGAGACCGTCATCAACCCCAAGGTCGCCGAGCTCGGTCCCCCGGTGTGGGCGGTCGAGGAGATCCCCGTCATCGACCCCGCCACTCCTGTGGCCAAGGCCGTGGCCGAGGTCGCCAAGTTCGTGACGGGCCAGACCGGCACTAAGCGCGAGGAGTTGAAGGACGCTTATCAGCTGACCAAGAAGCAGGTCGAGCGAGACGTCAAGCGGACCGAGCAGCTCGTGGCCGACAAGGTTGAGCGTGCACTGACCGATCACCAGATCGCCCAGAAGCACCTCCAGGATGAGTTCGAGGCCGCGGCTACCGAGACCGAAGCCGACGAGGTCAAGTCTCGGCAAGCGGGCGAGACGGAAGCGTTCAAGACGGATCTGGCGGCGATCGTGGAGGACGTGATGGAGGCCATCGTCCCCGAGGTGGTCAAGAGGGAGGAGACAAAGTCGGAGCAGAAGCGCGCCGACCAGACGATGGAGGACGCCCGGTCCCACCTTCGGGGCTTCGCCCGCACGATCCCGATGTTCCTCATGGCCTACGGTGACCGCGGCCTGGTTCTGTCGAACTTCGACGACTACACCCCGGACGACGTGTTCGAGGAGATCACCGGTATCACCGAGGACGAGTTCCGACTGCTGCGCGACGGGCAGGACGTCACTGAGGAGGACGGCACCGTTGTGAAGATTCCCGGCCTGTTCGACGAGGCGGTCTTCAACCAGTCCGTCCAAGAGTTCCTCGATAAGAAGGAAGCCCTGGCCGACTACTTCAACGACTCCCAGACTGAGAGCATCTTCGCCTACATCCCGCAGCAGAAGACCTCTCTCGTCTTTACCCCGCAACCGGTAGTGAAGAAGATGGTCGACCTCCTTGAGGTCGAAAACCCGGGCATCTTCACGGACCCGGACAAGACGTTCGCCGACCTGTTCTCTACCGCCGGGCTGTTCCTAATGGAGCTCGTGCGCCGCCTCGATACCGGTCTGACTGAGGTCATCCCCGACCAAGAGGACAGGCTGCGGCATATCCTCACGTCGCAGATATTCGAGATGAGTCACAGCGAGATCCTGCACCGCATTACCATCGAAGCTGTGTCTGGTGGCCTGCCTGAGCGTCGCGAGTGGATGGAGAGCTCGGGGCACTTTGTGTATGGCGATATCGCTCGCATGAGCACCGAGCAACGACGCCAGATCGTTGACGGAATGTTGACGGAAGGAAGCTGA
- a CDS encoding Eco57I restriction-modification methylase domain-containing protein: MMGKKFDVVIGNPPYQSEAVREGGRSEPLYHLFLDAAYEVGQQAVIITPARFLSNAGQTPKAWNSKMLADKHLRVAYFEPDSGKLFPEITDTIKGGIVVTHRDSERILGPIGTFARHTALGGVLHKVDRASVASLMTVVSAKGAFRYTNKMFEDYPDASEMIPNGSSNMVVGFNTLPSIWHTDRPNDGHVYAVVHGLDSTRRTSRYIRRDYITGPDSFDKWKVAIAKVNGTGSTTDFFGLPLTNPFVLNPGVGVTLTFMTIGAFDSEMEANACLKYLKTKFARAMLGVLKVTQDNARGTWKHVPLQDFTSSSDIAWAKSIPEIDQQLYAKYGLDADEISFIEEEVKPMA, encoded by the coding sequence ATGATGGGAAAGAAGTTTGACGTCGTGATCGGCAACCCGCCGTATCAGAGTGAGGCCGTTCGTGAGGGTGGTCGAAGCGAGCCGCTCTACCACCTCTTCTTGGATGCCGCATACGAGGTCGGTCAACAGGCGGTCATCATCACGCCCGCACGATTCCTATCCAATGCAGGCCAGACGCCGAAGGCGTGGAACTCCAAGATGCTCGCGGACAAACATCTTCGAGTCGCATACTTCGAACCGGACTCGGGCAAACTCTTTCCTGAAATTACCGACACGATCAAGGGCGGCATCGTCGTCACCCACCGCGACTCGGAACGGATCCTCGGGCCGATCGGTACATTCGCCCGTCACACTGCCCTTGGCGGAGTACTACATAAAGTCGACCGTGCGAGCGTCGCGTCGCTCATGACGGTTGTCTCTGCAAAGGGCGCGTTTCGATATACAAACAAGATGTTCGAAGACTACCCAGATGCATCGGAGATGATCCCAAACGGGAGCAGCAACATGGTTGTTGGCTTCAACACCCTTCCATCTATATGGCATACCGATAGGCCGAACGACGGCCATGTCTACGCGGTCGTGCATGGCCTTGATTCGACGAGGCGTACGTCGCGATACATTCGACGGGACTACATCACTGGACCGGATTCGTTCGACAAGTGGAAGGTAGCAATCGCGAAGGTAAACGGCACGGGTTCGACCACTGACTTCTTCGGGCTGCCCCTGACGAACCCGTTCGTGCTCAACCCAGGTGTGGGTGTGACGCTTACGTTCATGACGATCGGCGCGTTCGATTCGGAGATGGAGGCGAACGCGTGCCTCAAGTATCTAAAGACGAAGTTCGCGCGTGCGATGCTGGGCGTGTTGAAGGTGACTCAGGACAACGCGCGCGGGACTTGGAAGCACGTCCCCCTCCAAGACTTCACCAGTAGCTCCGACATTGCTTGGGCGAAGTCGATCCCCGAGATCGACCAGCAGCTCTACGCCAAGTATGGACTCGATGCGGACGAGATTTCCTTCATTGAAGAAGAGGTAAAGCCGATGGCATGA